TGTAAATAATGACTGATACATTCTATTCTACTATCAATGAGTTATTTGTGTTGCAGCGCATTAACAGTTCCAACCGATCAGTCTTGAAAATCAAAAGTTAATCGATTTAAGAAGTGGTTTGATAGCCAGCTAAATATTAGTGTAAGGCGCGATTCCGAATAACTTCGTAAGCTTTGTAGGTCTTTAATTTTATATTGAAATTTTGACGAAATCAGCCCAAAAATGCCGGAAGGGAGTATAGGGAAGTTGTAAAAAACAACTATTTTGCATTAATAAAAGAAGTTTTATACTGAACAGTCGGGCAATATCAACAGTTTCAACTTTGGCTTTTGATTCAAAGCAAATGAAATCCTCAGAGAAGGTACTTTTAGATAAATTTAACGAGGTTATCGAAAGTAACTTTCATAATTCGGATTTTGGTATTGACGAAATTTGCCTTGAACTGGGCACCAGCAGGTCGCAGCTGTATCGTTACATCAAAGAACAAACCCAACTTTCAACGTCGCTGTATATCCGTCAGCGGAAATTGCTCAAAGCACAGGAGCTTCTGGAATCTTCGGATATGAAAACGGCCGAAATTGCCTACCTGCTGAGCATCGACAGTCCACAGAATTTCAGTAAATATTTCGCTCAGGAGTTCGGGCTTACGCCAACTGCTTACCGGAAAAAGACCATTGAGGAGAAAGGCCTTTCCGACAGCAAGCCGGTCGTGATGGAAGAAATCTTCTCGGCAGCAAAGACTGGTACCGGCAATCATACATTCATTGTTGCACCGGTGAATGTTAAACCGAATGATACATTCGCTGGGAGGAAATATTTGTACCTGGTTATCGGGCTCATTTTATTCATGGCCTGGGCAGCTTATTTTTGGAAACCGTTGGGAGAAAAAGGAAATCGATTGGCTGGTGTTCCAGCGTTTTCCGGAAATTCCATCGCCATTATGCCATTCAAAAACCTTGGTAAACCTGAAACTGTGTATTTCAGCGACGGTATTATGGACCAGATCCATGGCTCATTGTCTCTGCTCAATAAGCTAAAAGTCATTTCAACGACATCGTCCGGCAAGTATCGTAATTCGCCGAAGCTGATCCCTCAGATTGCCCGGGAGCTGGATGTCAATTATATTCTGGAAGGTTCGGTATTGCAGGCGAATCAGAAACTCAGGATCAATGTGGAGCTGGTGCGTGCGAATGACGACCGTACCGTGTGGACGAAGAGCTATGACGGTGGTACCAAAGACGTTTTTTCTTTTTTAAGTAATGTAGCCAAAGAAGTTGCCCTCGAACTCGACCAGAAGTTGAGCAATACTGCGGAAGAAAAGCTAAGAAAAGTACCGACGAACAATCCGGAGGCCTATCGGGCTTATTTGCAGGGATGCCAGCTGATTGTAATCCGTAAAAAGGAGTATCTGGAAGAGAGCATCGTAAAACTGAACCGCGCTATTAAGCTGGACCCTGAATTTGCGGCAGCCTATGCGAGCCTGGGCCATGCGTATCATTTGATGGCAGAAAATGGTTTTATGGAGGAGACGGAAAGTTTCAAAATGACCGAGCAAAATTCACTGACCGCGATCCGGCTCGACGCGGAAAATGGGCTGGCCTATGCGAACCTTGCCAATATCTATCGGCTTCAAAACAAATGGGAGCAGGCCAAAACAGCTTACGAGATCGCATTGAAATATAGCCCTAATGACGCCCAGATCAACTATTGGTTCAGCTTATTGCTGCGCAGCACCGGGAATATGGAAGAAGCGATCCGGTACAGCTCCAAGGCTGTGGCCCTTGACCCGCTGCATCACGTTATTTTCGGAGGGAACATTACCAACCATGTGTACGGCGGAGAACTGGACCGGGCAGAAGAACTCGTCAACGATGGGAAAGTTCTTTTCAAGGATTCATGGGTGTACTATTGGGTGAAGGGGATTTACTTCGCGGCCATGAAAGATTATAAGCAAGCATTGGCCAGCTATGCGAAGGCAAACCAGCTTAACCCCGGCATTAAATCCATTCAGTACCAGACCGTTTTTTGCCAGGCAATGAACGGTCAGATTAATGAGGCAAATGCGTATCTCTCCCAACTTCCCAACCTTCCTGCGAACTATGTTTCGCGCGCCGTCATTTATGCAGGATTGAAAGACAAAAAGCAAAGCCTGTACTACTTACAGAAAGCTGCAGATGCGGACATCCTTCCCACCGACATTAAAGTATCTCTTTTTTTAGCAAGTCTCCGCAACGAGCAACAGTACAAAACAATCCTTGCGAAATTTGGTTTGTAAACCATTTTTTAACTTTATCGAATGCATTTGCTGCCTGATTTTGACGTGCATTTCCACATTTGAACAAATAGACTAAAGAGCTGATCAAATAAGCTAATCCCGAAACAATAGACGTAGTGATTGAACAGATAGGCTAACAGCTTTGGCGCAGGGTTATATAGCTTTGTTACATCGAAAACATTGGTCCCCTCTCTGCTTCTGAGAAAACATGAAAATGAAATTGAAATTTCAAAAAACTTTCGTGGCTTTCATGGTCAGTGCTACCACAATTCTCTCCGGAACGACGTGTAGTACTGACCGTTCAGAAGTGGGGAATTACACTGCGGCTTCATCGTCGTACGGTATCCTGGCCGAGAAGTCGCTCGACCTGCTGGCAAGTTTTGACCTGGAAACCTGGGGTACCATGTTGAGTGACAGCGTAGTTTATTATTTCCCGGACGGGGACTCGAAGAACAGC
The genomic region above belongs to Dyadobacter pollutisoli and contains:
- a CDS encoding helix-turn-helix domain-containing protein gives rise to the protein MKSSEKVLLDKFNEVIESNFHNSDFGIDEICLELGTSRSQLYRYIKEQTQLSTSLYIRQRKLLKAQELLESSDMKTAEIAYLLSIDSPQNFSKYFAQEFGLTPTAYRKKTIEEKGLSDSKPVVMEEIFSAAKTGTGNHTFIVAPVNVKPNDTFAGRKYLYLVIGLILFMAWAAYFWKPLGEKGNRLAGVPAFSGNSIAIMPFKNLGKPETVYFSDGIMDQIHGSLSLLNKLKVISTTSSGKYRNSPKLIPQIARELDVNYILEGSVLQANQKLRINVELVRANDDRTVWTKSYDGGTKDVFSFLSNVAKEVALELDQKLSNTAEEKLRKVPTNNPEAYRAYLQGCQLIVIRKKEYLEESIVKLNRAIKLDPEFAAAYASLGHAYHLMAENGFMEETESFKMTEQNSLTAIRLDAENGLAYANLANIYRLQNKWEQAKTAYEIALKYSPNDAQINYWFSLLLRSTGNMEEAIRYSSKAVALDPLHHVIFGGNITNHVYGGELDRAEELVNDGKVLFKDSWVYYWVKGIYFAAMKDYKQALASYAKANQLNPGIKSIQYQTVFCQAMNGQINEANAYLSQLPNLPANYVSRAVIYAGLKDKKQSLYYLQKAADADILPTDIKVSLFLASLRNEQQYKTILAKFGL